The Candidatus Methylomirabilota bacterium genome includes the window CAACGGCGGGTTCACGACGGCGGCCGACCTCGCGCTCGCCGGCCATCGCGTCAGGCTCTGGGCGCGGTCCAAGACGGCGCTCGGCCCGCTGGTCGACGACCCCACGATCACGCTCGTCGCGGAGGGGCGGCAGGGCAGCGCGCGCCTCGAGCGCGCGACGACTGATCTCGGCGAGGCGGTCGAGGGCGCGGAGATCCTCGTGGCGCCCCTGCCCGCGACGAGCCACGACGACCTCGCGAAGCGGCTCGCGCCCCACGTCACCGAGCGTCAGATCGTCCTGCTCACGCCGGGGACGCTCGGGAGCGTCGTGCTCGCGCGCGGCCTCGCGCGCGAGGGCGGGAGGATGCCGTACGCGCTCGCCGAGACGGGGACGCTCCCGTACCTCACGCGGAAGACGGGACCGGCGGCGGTGCGGGCCCCGGTGCGCGCGGCGAACCTGCCGGCCGGCGTCTTTCCCGCGTCGCGCGCCGGCGCCGTGCTGAAGCGCCTCACGGAGCTTTTCCCCGCGCTCCGTCCGTGCGCCGACGCGCTCGACGCCGCGCTGACGAACGCGGGCCCGGTCATCCACCCGCCGCTGGTCCTCCTGAACGCGGGCGCGA containing:
- a CDS encoding NAD/NADP octopine/nopaline dehydrogenase family protein, translated to MRLAVLGGGNGGFTTAADLALAGHRVRLWARSKTALGPLVDDPTITLVAEGRQGSARLERATTDLGEAVEGAEILVAPLPATSHDDLAKRLAPHVTERQIVLLTPGTLGSVVLARGLAREGGRMPYALAETGTLPYLTRKTGPAAVRAPVRAANLPAGVFPASRAGAVLKRLTELFPALRPCADALDAALTNAGPVIHPPLVLLNAGAIDGGRFDVHAAGTTPSVRRLIDAVDGERAATRQGWRYPAPHYELATYYDERRAAEGLYGAGAKAKLLASGLWSETLTFEHRYVVEDAALGLSLFESAARAAGVATPATTGLLLLFGALLGRDLSGRGRALEHLGLGDLSRREIRAFLEAGWVAPAWNRVVR